The following coding sequences lie in one Glycine max cultivar Williams 82 chromosome 19, Glycine_max_v4.0, whole genome shotgun sequence genomic window:
- the LOC100809677 gene encoding phosphatidylinositol 4-kinase gamma 8, translating into MVVSIDQHHGFKPFSRTQRCKLQSYGHLDPNIIELSQTGGALSSSSNSFGLAFQAENIHRSFSTPCLPLTTMLGGEDFTSSSHPRVEIVGGSEAPPVHALVVEVAIAMASGVHPIPLPSGLGGAYVFPNQNGNNIAVAKPVDEEPLALNNPKGLGGQMLGQPGLKKSIRIGETGIRELAAYLLDHGGLAGVPPTALVKFSHAAFFGATATISHMPKIASLQRFVGHDFDAGELGPSFFQVSSVHQIGILDIRIMNLDRNAGNMLVMKHDHNNSGYVDGVADLVPIDHGFCLPEWLDDPYFEWLHWPQASIPFSDYVLEYISKLDPFRDAEILRTNLPSLRESSIRVLIACTIFLKQAAAAGLCLAQIGQMMTREFCDGEESPSELENICLKVKTTSVPRGSDDNVNNRKDETEECDEVGGIISLADLNQGEWEAFLEGFSELLHGFFEGKRCKSKSWNLNGSY; encoded by the coding sequence ATGGTTGTGAGCATTGACCAACATCATGGATTTAAGCCATTTAGCCGAACACAGAGGTGCAAGCTCCAATCCTATGGTCACCTTGATCCTAACATCATTGAACTTAGCCAAACTGGTGGtgctctttcttcttcttcaaactcCTTTGGATTAGCATTTCAAGCGGAAAACATTCACCGCAGTTTCTCCACTCCATGCCTCCCCCTAACTACAATGCTAGGAGGGGAAGACTTCACGTCTTCTTCTCATCCAAGGGTTGAGATTGTTGGTGGAAGTGAAGCTCCTCCAGTGCATGCTCTAGTTGTTGAGGTTGCCATAGCCATGGCCTCAGGTGTTCATCCTATACCCCTCCCAAGTGGCCTAGGTGGTGCCTATGTTTTCCCCAACCAAAACGGTAACAACATTGCTGTAGCAAAGCCAGTGGATGAAGAGCCTTTAGCCTTGAACAACCCAAAGGGCTTAGGGGGTCAAATGCTGGGCCAACCCGGCCTAAAGAAATCGATTCGAATCGGTGAAACCGGTATCCGAGAGTTAGCTGCTTATCTTCTTGACCATGGAGGCCTTGCTGGTGTGCCTCCTACTGCTTTAGTCAAATTCTCTCATGCTGCGTTCTTTGGTGCAACGGCCACTATTTCTCACATGCCTAAAATTGCGTCACTCCAACGCTTCGTTGGTCATGATTTTGATGCAGGAGAATTGGGCCCTTCTTTCTTCCAAGTTTCTTCAGTCCACCAAATTGGGATCCTAGACATTAGGATTATGAACCTTGATAGAAATGCTGGGAATATGCTTGTGATGAAACATGACCACAACAATAGTGGCTATGTTGATGGAGTTGCTGACCTTGTTCCCATTGACCATGGTTTTTGCCTACCTGAGTGGCTGGATGATCCATATTTTGAGTGGCTGCACTGGCCACAAGCCTCTATTCCTTTCTCTGACTATGTACTTGAATACATTTCCAAACTTGATCCCTTTAGAGATGCAGAGATTTTGAGAACCAACCTTCCTTCGCTGAGGGAGTCCTCGATTCGCGTTCTTATCGCTTGCACCATTTTCTTGAAGCAAGCTGCTGCTGCAGGCCTTTGTCTTGCTCAAATAGGCCAAATGATGACTAGGGAATTTTGTGATGGTGAAGAGTCACCaagtgaattagaaaatatttgcTTGAAGGTCAAGACTACTAGCGTCCCTCGGGGTTCCGACGATAACGTGAATAACCGCAAAGATGAAACTGAAGAATGTGATGAAGTTGGTGGCATTATTTCCTTGGCCGACCTCAACCAAGGTGAATGGGAAGCGTTTTTGGAGGGTTTTAGTGAGCTTTTGCATGGATTTTTTGAGGGTAAGAGGTGCAAAAGCAAAAGTTGGAACTTAAATGGAAGTTACTGA
- the CYP98A2 gene encoding cytochrome P450 98A2, which translates to MALLLIIPISLVTLWLGYTLYQRLRFKLPPGPRPWPVVGNLYDIKPVRFRCFAEWAQSYGPIISVWFGSTLNVIVSNSELAKEVLKEHDQLLADRHRSRSAAKFSRDGKDLIWADYGPHYVKVRKVCTLELFSPKRLEALRPIREDEVTSMVDSVYNHCTSTENLGKGILLRKHLGVVAFNNITRLAFGKRFVNSEGVMDEQGVEFKAIVENGLKLGASLAMAEHIPWLRWMFPLEEGAFAKHGARRDRLTRAIMAEHTEARKKSGGAKQHFVDALLTLQDKYDLSEDTIIGLLWDMITAGMDTTAISVEWAMAELIRNPRVQQKVQEELDRVIGLERVMTEADFSNLPYLQCVTKEAMRLHPPTPLMLPHRANANVKVGGYDIPKGSNVHVNVWAVARDPAVWKDPLEFRPERFLEEDVDMKGHDFRLLPFGSGRRVCPGAQLGINLAASMLGHLLHHFCWTPPEGMKPEEIDMGENPGLVTYMRTPIQAVVSPRLPSHLYKRVPAEI; encoded by the exons ATGGCGCTGCTTCTGATAATTCCCATCTCACTGGTCACCCTCTGGCTCGGTTACACCCTATACCAGCGATTAAGATTCAAGCTCCCTCCGGGTCCACGGCCCTGGCCGGTAGTCGGTAACCTCTACGACATAAAACCCGTCCGCTTCCGGTGCTTCGCGGAGTGGGCGCAGTCTTACGGCCCCATAATATCGGTTTGGTTCGGTTCGACCCTAAACGTCATCGTTTCGAACTCGGAGCTGGCGAAGGAGGTGCTGAAGGAGCACGATCAGCTGCTGGCGGACCGCCACCGGAGCCGGTCGGCGGCGAAGTTCAGCCGCGACGGGAAGGATCTAATTTGGGCCGATTATGGGCCGCACTACGTGAAGGTGAGGAAGGTTTGCACGCTCGAGCTTTTCTCGCCGAAGCGCCTCGAGGCCCTGAGGCCCATTAGGGAGGACGAGGTCACCTCCATGGTTGACTCCGTTTACAATCACTGCACCAGCACTG AAAATTTGGGGAAAGGAATATTGTTGAGGAAGCACTTGGGGGTTGTGGCATTCAACAACATAACCAGGTTGGCATTTGGGAAAAGATTTGTGAACTCAGAAGGTGTGATGGATGAGCAAGGAGTAGAATTCAAGGCCATTGTGGAAAATGGGTTAAAGCTAGGAGCATCTCTAGCCATGGCAGAACACATCCCTTGGCTTCGCTGGATGTTCCCACTGGAAGAAGGAGCTTTTGCCAAGCATGGAGCCCGCCGCGACCGACTCACCAGAGCCATCATGGCAGAGCACACTGAAGCACGCAAGAAATCTGGTGGTGCCAAGCAACATTTTGTTGATGCCCTCCTCACATTGCAAGACAAATATGACCTTAGTGAAGACACCATCATTGGTCTCCTTTGG GATATGATCACAGCAGGGATGGACACAACTGCAATTTCAGTTGAGTGGGCCATGGCTGAGTTGATAAGAAACCCAAGGGTGCAACAAAAGGTCCAAGAGGAGCTAGACAGGGTAATTGGGCTTGAAAGGGTGATGACTGAAGCAGACTTCTCAAATCTCCCTTACCTACAATGTGTGACCAAAGAAGCAATGAGGCTTCACCCACCAACCCCACTAATGCTCCCACACCGTGCCAATGCCAATGTCAAAGTTGGAGGCTATGACATTCCCAAAGGGTCCAATGTGCATGTGAATGTGTGGGCGGTGGCCCGCGACCCGGCCGTGTGGAAGGATCCATTGGAGTTCCGACCCGAAAGGTTCCTTGAGGAGGATGTAGACATGAAGGGCCATGACTTTAGGCTACTTCCATTCGGGTCGGGTCGACGAGTATGCCCGGGTGCCCAACTTGGTATCAACTTGGCAGCATCCATGTTGGGCCACCTCTTGCACCATTTCTGTTGGACCCCACCTGAAGGAATGAAGCCTGAGGAAATTGACATGGGAGAGAATCCAGGGCTAGTCACATACATGAGGACTCCAATACAAGCTGTGGTTTCTCCTAGGCTCCCCTCACATTTATACAAACGTGTGCCTGCTGAGATctaa